The following are from one region of the Actinoplanes sp. L3-i22 genome:
- a CDS encoding SRPBCC family protein, giving the protein MSTVTESVDVNVPIGTAYNQWTQFEDFPQFMDGVESITQTGDTHTHWVTKVAGQTREFDAEITEQHPDERVAWTSTGGDTKHAGVVTFHRLADNETRVTIQLDWEPEGFVEKVGSAVGVDSHQVKADAKRFKEFVENRGTATGSWRGDVPRP; this is encoded by the coding sequence GTGAGTACCGTTACCGAGTCCGTGGACGTCAACGTGCCGATCGGCACCGCGTACAACCAGTGGACCCAGTTCGAGGACTTCCCGCAGTTCATGGACGGCGTCGAGTCGATCACGCAGACCGGCGACACGCACACCCACTGGGTGACCAAGGTGGCCGGCCAGACCCGCGAGTTCGACGCGGAGATCACCGAGCAGCACCCGGACGAGCGGGTCGCCTGGACCAGCACCGGCGGCGACACCAAGCACGCCGGCGTGGTCACCTTCCACCGCCTCGCCGACAACGAGACCCGGGTGACCATCCAGCTCGACTGGGAGCCGGAGGGCTTCGTCGAGAAGGTCGGCAGCGCGGTCGGCGTCGACAGCCACCAGGTGAAGGCGGACGCCAAGCGGTTCAAGGAGTTCGTCGAGAACCGGGGCACCGCCACCGGCTCCTGGCGCGGCGACGTCCCGCGCCCCTGA
- a CDS encoding TetR/AcrR family transcriptional regulator C-terminal domain-containing protein, giving the protein MDTPYGSAPLPVWERPEPQPRAAPVPLSRAKIAAAAMRLADADGLDALSIRKIAKELGVGPMRLYDYVTNRSELLDLMVDAVYARIAEAELPAGWRATVLALVHRTREVALDHEWFADLLGGRPHLGPHALAVGEATAAALDRAPGIRDVDELQRALSALNAFLAGSLRREITERRTARSTGTDVARWQSANGPYLRRMLATGRYPTVARLVVEGAHLSPEETFRHNLEIVLDGIT; this is encoded by the coding sequence ATGGATACGCCGTACGGTAGCGCACCCCTGCCCGTCTGGGAACGCCCCGAGCCCCAGCCGCGCGCGGCGCCGGTGCCGCTGAGCCGGGCGAAGATCGCCGCCGCCGCGATGCGGCTGGCCGACGCGGACGGCCTCGACGCGCTGTCGATCCGCAAGATCGCCAAGGAGCTCGGGGTCGGCCCGATGCGGCTCTACGACTACGTGACCAACCGGTCCGAGCTGCTGGATCTGATGGTCGACGCGGTGTACGCGCGGATCGCCGAGGCCGAGCTCCCGGCCGGGTGGCGGGCCACGGTGCTGGCCCTCGTGCACCGGACCCGGGAGGTCGCCCTCGACCACGAGTGGTTCGCCGACCTGCTCGGCGGGCGGCCGCACCTGGGCCCGCACGCGCTCGCCGTGGGCGAGGCGACCGCGGCCGCGCTCGACCGGGCCCCCGGCATCCGGGACGTGGACGAGCTGCAGCGGGCGCTGAGCGCGCTCAACGCGTTCCTCGCCGGGTCGCTCCGGCGGGAGATCACCGAGCGGCGCACCGCCCGGTCGACCGGCACCGACGTGGCCCGCTGGCAGTCCGCCAACGGGCCCTACCTGCGCCGGATGCTGGCGACCGGGCGCTATCCGACGGTCGCCCGGCTGGTCGTGGAGGGCGCCCACCTCAGTCCGGAGGAGACGTTCCGGCACAACCTGGAGATCGTCCTGGACGGCATCACCTGA
- a CDS encoding alkaline phosphatase PhoX: MTVSRRQVLSGGTAAGVGLTVAGVLPSLAEPAAAAVAHGPHRPGNAPQGRPFPPLKDDPDGILALPAGFAYTIVTREGVTDLSFGQGKTPAYHDGTGVVASEHGKLTVIQNHEMTPHMSTYGVPHIASTVYDPGAANAGGCTVITTDRNGRRTAEWVGISGTVRNCAGGVTPWGSWLTCEETFINAGTTWSANGQSGVYQKDHGYAFEVTTAESRHQIPKPIKAFGRFDHEALAVEPNLKHVYLSEDASGPNGLFYRWTAPAGTRLGPGLANRLSDTAGTLEAMQLRLDDGSIVPDIAYFTSAQLGRPFKVTWIEVPERDARTTPIRLQFADGTVTRGKKFEGVWSNGKGCYIVNSFAFGANDLPADATKHDGMVWFYDYADQTLTLVTYFPHNPAAETEGAFPKFADLTFDGPDNVTVTPWGSLVLAEDGVRASHVLSSIPGGPTYAIARNQISNGTSNGAPTYSEFTGPTFSPDGRILFVNIQVPGITLAITGPWEKYLS; the protein is encoded by the coding sequence ATGACCGTTTCCCGTCGGCAAGTCCTCAGTGGTGGTACCGCGGCCGGCGTCGGCCTGACCGTCGCCGGTGTGCTGCCCAGCCTCGCCGAGCCCGCGGCCGCCGCGGTGGCGCACGGACCGCACCGGCCCGGCAACGCCCCGCAGGGCCGCCCGTTCCCGCCGCTGAAGGACGACCCGGACGGCATCCTCGCCCTGCCCGCCGGCTTCGCGTACACGATCGTCACCCGCGAGGGCGTCACCGACCTGTCGTTCGGGCAGGGCAAGACGCCCGCCTACCACGACGGGACCGGGGTGGTCGCGTCCGAGCACGGCAAGCTGACGGTCATCCAGAACCACGAGATGACGCCGCACATGTCCACGTACGGGGTGCCGCACATCGCGTCGACCGTGTACGACCCCGGCGCGGCCAACGCCGGTGGCTGCACGGTCATCACCACGGATCGCAACGGACGCCGTACGGCCGAATGGGTGGGAATTTCCGGCACGGTGCGCAACTGTGCCGGCGGCGTGACTCCGTGGGGATCCTGGCTGACCTGCGAGGAGACGTTCATCAACGCCGGGACGACCTGGTCGGCGAACGGTCAGTCCGGGGTGTACCAGAAGGACCACGGCTACGCCTTCGAGGTGACCACGGCCGAGTCCCGGCACCAGATCCCCAAGCCGATCAAGGCGTTCGGCCGGTTCGATCACGAGGCCCTCGCGGTCGAGCCGAACCTCAAGCACGTCTACCTGTCCGAGGACGCGAGCGGCCCGAACGGGCTCTTCTACCGCTGGACCGCGCCGGCCGGCACCCGCCTCGGCCCCGGCCTGGCGAACCGGCTCAGCGACACCGCCGGCACGCTCGAGGCGATGCAGCTGCGTCTCGACGACGGCAGCATCGTCCCGGACATCGCCTACTTCACGTCCGCGCAGCTCGGCCGGCCGTTCAAGGTCACCTGGATCGAGGTGCCGGAGCGCGACGCCCGGACCACGCCGATCCGCCTGCAGTTCGCCGACGGCACGGTCACCCGCGGCAAGAAGTTCGAGGGGGTCTGGAGCAACGGCAAGGGCTGCTACATCGTCAACAGCTTCGCGTTCGGCGCCAACGACCTGCCGGCCGACGCGACCAAGCACGACGGCATGGTCTGGTTCTACGACTACGCCGACCAGACGCTGACGCTCGTCACGTACTTCCCGCACAACCCGGCCGCGGAGACCGAGGGGGCGTTCCCGAAGTTCGCCGACCTGACCTTCGACGGGCCGGACAACGTGACGGTCACCCCGTGGGGCTCGCTGGTGCTGGCCGAGGACGGGGTCCGCGCGTCGCACGTGCTCAGCTCGATCCCGGGCGGCCCAACCTACGCGATCGCCCGGAACCAGATCAGCAACGGCACGTCCAACGGCGCGCCGACGTACTCGGAGTTCACCGGCCCGACGTTCTCGCCGGACGGCCGGATCCTGTTCGTCAACATCCAGGTCCCGGGCATCACGCTGGCGATCACCGGTCCGTGGGAGAAGTACCTGAGCTGA
- a CDS encoding potassium transporter Kup, which translates to MAAPQIKTEKHHSGVRDSARLAIVIGALGVVFGDIGTSPIYTLQTVFNPDDPHPVPVSTENVLGVVSLIFWSVMIIVTVTYVLLAMRVDNDGEGGIMALIALLRRWSGERGQKAAFVLAGVGLFGASLFFGDSMITPAISVLSAVEGVKVVEPSLGELVVPVTAVIIVALFLVQRRGTAAVGRVFGPVMILWFASIGACGVSGIAGHPEILKALSPTYAVGFLTGHFGIAFFALAAIVLAVTGAEAIYADMGHFGRRAITRGWLFLVLPACTLSYLGQGGLILDDPAHISSPFFLLVPGWGRIPMVLLATAATVIASQAVITGAYSVASQAAQLGYLPRLRIVHTSESSAGQIYVPWINWLLMFSVLTLVFAFRSSAALAYAFGMAVTGTITITTLVFFYVARNRWGAPLWVMIGGASLLLAVDLLFVGANLTKLAHGAWLPLLIALTAFTLMTTWQRGRKIVTAERDRREGSLREFVGGLHSDESTIQRVPGTAIFLNRGTQTAPLALRANVEHNHVRHDNVVVMSLTTEPVPRIAVEERIIVDDLGYGDDGIIYVTARFGYMETPDVPAAMRLIPADATEGDLELDRASYFLSKIELRAGRAPSMAPWRKRLFIATSYITADAAEYFGLPRDRTVIMGSHIEV; encoded by the coding sequence GTGGCCGCGCCGCAGATCAAGACCGAGAAACACCATTCCGGCGTACGGGACTCCGCGCGCCTCGCGATCGTCATCGGCGCGCTGGGTGTGGTGTTCGGGGACATCGGCACCAGCCCGATCTACACGCTGCAGACCGTGTTCAACCCGGACGACCCGCACCCGGTGCCGGTGAGCACGGAGAACGTGCTCGGCGTGGTGTCGCTGATCTTCTGGTCCGTGATGATCATCGTGACGGTCACCTACGTGCTGCTGGCGATGCGCGTCGACAACGACGGCGAGGGCGGCATCATGGCGCTGATCGCGTTGCTGCGGCGCTGGAGCGGGGAGCGCGGGCAGAAGGCGGCCTTCGTCCTGGCCGGGGTGGGGCTCTTCGGCGCCTCGCTGTTCTTCGGCGACAGCATGATCACGCCGGCCATCTCGGTGCTGTCCGCGGTGGAGGGCGTCAAGGTCGTCGAGCCGTCGCTGGGTGAGCTGGTGGTGCCGGTCACCGCGGTGATCATCGTGGCGTTGTTCCTGGTCCAGCGGCGGGGCACGGCGGCCGTCGGCCGGGTCTTCGGTCCCGTGATGATCCTCTGGTTCGCGTCGATCGGCGCGTGCGGCGTCAGCGGCATCGCCGGGCACCCGGAAATTCTCAAAGCGCTTTCCCCGACGTACGCGGTGGGCTTTCTGACCGGGCATTTCGGGATTGCCTTCTTCGCCCTGGCAGCGATCGTGCTCGCGGTCACCGGCGCCGAGGCGATCTACGCCGACATGGGGCACTTCGGGCGCCGGGCGATCACCCGCGGCTGGCTGTTCCTGGTGCTGCCCGCGTGCACGCTGAGCTACCTGGGCCAGGGCGGGCTGATCCTCGACGACCCGGCCCACATCAGCAGCCCGTTCTTCCTGCTCGTGCCGGGCTGGGGGCGGATCCCGATGGTGCTGCTGGCCACCGCGGCCACGGTCATCGCCTCGCAGGCGGTGATCACCGGCGCGTACTCGGTCGCCTCGCAGGCCGCGCAGCTCGGATACCTGCCGCGGCTGCGGATCGTGCACACCTCCGAGTCGTCGGCCGGGCAGATCTACGTACCGTGGATCAATTGGCTCTTGATGTTCTCGGTGTTGACCCTGGTCTTCGCGTTCCGCAGCTCGGCGGCGCTGGCCTACGCGTTCGGCATGGCGGTGACCGGCACGATCACCATCACCACGCTGGTCTTCTTCTACGTCGCCCGCAACCGCTGGGGCGCGCCGCTCTGGGTGATGATCGGCGGCGCGTCGCTGCTGCTCGCGGTCGATCTGCTGTTCGTCGGCGCGAACCTGACCAAGCTCGCGCACGGCGCGTGGCTGCCGCTGCTGATCGCGCTGACCGCGTTCACGCTGATGACGACGTGGCAGCGGGGCCGCAAGATCGTCACCGCGGAGCGGGACCGGCGGGAGGGCTCGCTGCGCGAGTTCGTCGGCGGGCTGCACAGCGACGAGTCCACGATCCAGCGGGTCCCCGGCACGGCGATCTTCCTGAACCGGGGCACCCAGACCGCGCCGCTGGCCCTGCGCGCCAACGTGGAGCACAACCACGTGCGGCACGACAACGTCGTGGTGATGTCGCTGACCACCGAGCCGGTGCCGCGGATCGCGGTCGAGGAGCGGATCATCGTGGACGACCTGGGGTACGGCGACGACGGCATCATCTACGTGACCGCCCGCTTCGGGTACATGGAGACGCCGGACGTGCCGGCCGCGATGCGGTTGATCCCGGCCGACGCGACCGAGGGCGACCTGGAGCTGGACCGGGCGTCCTACTTCCTGTCGAAGATCGAGCTGCGGGCCGGGCGCGCGCCGTCGATGGCGCCGTGGCGCAAGCGGCTGTTCATCGCGACCTCGTACATCACGGCGGACGCCGCGGAGTACTTCGGGCTGCCCCGCGACCGCACGGTCATCATGGGCTCACACATCGAGGTCTGA
- a CDS encoding IMP dehydrogenase, with protein MRILPEISRTFGEYLLLPNLTDEGCTPGNVDLSASLVRHPVGQPSPIRIATPLTSAIMGAVSSPELAIALAQVGGISFIHQNQPVEEQAGMVAAVKKHKAGFRHNDVNIKPTATLDEADLLLRAHDHSAVVVTDDGSPSGAFLGLITADDFNFHRHQRGDSVESRMRPVAELVTGVPGMSLTTANSLLWDSRQDVLPIVGEDGRVTALVQRRDYELHQQFSNESVDEAKRFRVGAGVNTHDYRERIPALVGAGADILCLDSSDGYSVWQKDVIEFVRKEYGDTVRIGAGNVVDARGFRYLAEAGADFVKVGIGGGSICITRDQKGIGRGQASALAEIVTERDAYAEQTGMYVPLCSDGGVIHDSHMAIAFAFGADFLMLGRYFARFTESPAPLVKIGGQVVKEYWGEGSKRARNAARYGQGKDLAFEEGVDGYVPYAGSLYDNVKVTLAKVRSTMISCGSTSLRQFHDSATLVQVSQQTFVQNSEEVERNDRPTVV; from the coding sequence GTGCGGATCCTGCCCGAGATCTCCCGCACCTTCGGTGAGTACCTTCTCCTGCCCAACCTCACCGACGAGGGCTGCACGCCCGGCAACGTCGACCTGTCCGCGTCGCTGGTCCGGCACCCGGTCGGGCAGCCCTCGCCGATCCGCATCGCCACCCCGCTGACCAGCGCGATCATGGGGGCGGTCTCGTCCCCGGAGCTGGCGATAGCGCTGGCCCAGGTCGGCGGCATCTCGTTCATCCACCAGAACCAGCCGGTCGAGGAACAGGCCGGGATGGTCGCCGCGGTCAAGAAGCACAAGGCCGGCTTCCGGCACAACGACGTCAACATCAAGCCGACGGCGACCCTCGACGAGGCCGACCTGCTGCTGCGGGCGCACGACCACTCCGCGGTCGTCGTCACCGACGACGGCAGCCCGTCCGGCGCGTTCCTCGGCCTGATCACCGCCGACGACTTCAACTTCCACCGGCACCAGCGCGGGGACAGCGTCGAGTCCCGGATGCGGCCGGTCGCCGAGCTGGTCACCGGCGTGCCGGGGATGTCCCTGACGACGGCGAACTCGCTGCTGTGGGACTCCCGTCAGGACGTGCTCCCGATCGTCGGCGAGGACGGCCGGGTCACCGCGCTGGTCCAGCGCCGCGACTACGAGCTGCACCAGCAGTTCAGCAACGAGTCGGTGGACGAGGCGAAGCGGTTCCGGGTCGGCGCCGGGGTCAACACCCACGACTATCGTGAGCGGATCCCGGCCCTGGTCGGGGCCGGTGCCGACATCCTCTGCCTGGACTCCTCGGACGGCTATTCGGTGTGGCAGAAGGACGTCATCGAGTTCGTCCGCAAGGAGTACGGCGACACCGTCCGGATCGGCGCCGGAAACGTCGTCGACGCCCGCGGCTTCCGCTATCTGGCCGAGGCCGGCGCCGACTTCGTCAAGGTCGGCATCGGCGGCGGGTCGATCTGCATCACCCGTGACCAGAAGGGCATCGGCCGCGGTCAGGCCTCGGCGCTCGCCGAGATCGTCACCGAGCGCGACGCCTACGCCGAGCAGACCGGGATGTACGTGCCGCTCTGCTCGGACGGCGGGGTCATCCACGACTCGCACATGGCGATCGCGTTCGCGTTCGGCGCCGACTTCCTGATGCTCGGCCGCTACTTCGCCCGGTTCACCGAGAGCCCGGCGCCGTTGGTCAAGATCGGCGGGCAGGTGGTCAAGGAGTACTGGGGCGAGGGCAGCAAACGGGCCCGCAACGCGGCGCGCTACGGCCAGGGCAAGGACCTCGCGTTCGAGGAGGGCGTCGACGGCTACGTGCCGTACGCCGGCAGCCTGTACGACAACGTCAAGGTCACCCTCGCCAAGGTCCGCTCCACGATGATCAGTTGCGGTTCGACGAGCCTGCGCCAGTTCCACGACTCCGCGACGCTGGTCCAGGTCTCCCAGCAGACCTTCGTCCAGAACTCGGAGGAGGTCGAGCGCAACGACCGCCCGACCGTCGTCTGA
- a CDS encoding NAD(P)/FAD-dependent oxidoreductase produces the protein MHIAIAGGGLGGLTLARILHRHGIGAAVYEREAGRAARGQGGLLDLHPESGQKALDDAGLTAEFRSEARPEGEEHRILDPAGRTLVHHLPRPGSFAGRPEIDRGVLRDLLLDALPEETVSWSRRLVAAAPRPGGGYELTFDGGHRAGCDVLIGAEGARSVVRPLLTGTTLAPVGTLVELTIGDPDARHPELAELVGPGNLWCVGECRILAAQRLGDSIRVGVSLPADDRDPDVYRDKRALLELFDGWSPRLTALLEPGDNPPTVRRIETMPADPGWTHRPGVTLIGDAAHLMPPVGEGANQAMLDAAELAAALIADPASAIRTYEEAMFTRIRPIAERSARIQAMMLSPTAADDLVRFFTPAAERGRPETPAVAR, from the coding sequence ATGCACATCGCGATCGCCGGAGGTGGCCTCGGCGGCCTGACCCTGGCCCGGATCCTGCACCGCCACGGCATCGGCGCGGCGGTCTACGAACGCGAGGCCGGCCGCGCCGCCCGGGGCCAGGGCGGCCTGCTCGACCTGCACCCGGAGTCCGGGCAGAAGGCGCTGGACGACGCGGGCCTGACCGCCGAATTCCGCTCCGAGGCCCGCCCGGAGGGGGAGGAGCACCGCATCCTCGACCCGGCCGGCCGCACCCTCGTGCACCACCTGCCGCGGCCCGGGTCGTTCGCCGGGCGCCCCGAGATCGACCGCGGCGTCCTGCGCGACCTCCTGCTCGACGCGCTGCCCGAGGAGACGGTGTCCTGGTCGCGGCGGCTGGTCGCGGCGGCGCCACGACCCGGCGGCGGCTACGAGCTGACCTTCGACGGCGGCCACCGGGCCGGGTGCGACGTGCTGATCGGCGCGGAGGGCGCGCGCTCGGTGGTCCGCCCACTGCTCACCGGGACGACGCTGGCGCCGGTGGGCACCCTGGTCGAGCTCACCATCGGGGACCCCGACGCGCGCCACCCGGAGCTCGCCGAGCTGGTCGGCCCGGGCAACCTCTGGTGCGTCGGGGAGTGCCGGATCCTGGCGGCCCAGCGCCTCGGCGACAGCATCCGGGTCGGCGTCTCGCTGCCCGCCGACGACCGCGACCCGGACGTCTACCGGGACAAACGCGCCCTGCTGGAGCTGTTCGACGGCTGGAGCCCCCGGCTGACCGCGCTCCTCGAACCCGGGGACAACCCACCGACGGTACGACGTATCGAGACGATGCCCGCCGACCCGGGCTGGACCCACCGGCCCGGCGTCACCCTGATCGGTGACGCCGCGCACCTGATGCCACCGGTCGGCGAGGGCGCCAACCAGGCCATGCTCGACGCCGCCGAACTGGCCGCCGCGCTGATCGCCGACCCGGCCTCGGCGATCCGGACGTACGAGGAGGCGATGTTCACCCGGATCCGGCCGATCGCCGAGAGGTCCGCCCGGATCCAGGCCATGATGCTGTCCCCGACCGCGGCCGACGACCTGGTCCGCTTCTTCACCCCGGCCGCCGAGCGCGGGCGGCCGGAGACCCCGGCCGTCGCGCGCTGA
- a CDS encoding bifunctional diguanylate cyclase/phosphodiesterase: protein MTSWILAGWRRSPVALALIATVPAGLLLAGFDNRIVAPIILVLNLIGARYSWRAARTSPSGLGPWRLIAAGRAASALCTAGLMLSWQSVAGITRLLMFGLLAAGVFASISRRFTGRAKTALVAELVAVLAAGFMSIWYFAIEPVLAHRTGTDPSVATIGWPLGDVLLLTAVAAIILGGAVSRFAAPVTLFAGSLALYLVVDLTWLFTQDPRLLSGLAVADLLMTLAPVLTVARAGLPFTARTSGPPAWATHLPLAAMLTGCLLMATVTIREGQLLPWGGLVCGLTVMTGGAAWRQLISVRQSHDQLTTDTLTGLCNRAGLDQALDRTAKRGDPAALLLIDLDGFKLVNDAYGHAAGDAFLTHVGRQLRAAVRGVDVCARIGGDEFAVLLADTGHVNDAIAAAQRILAVAAGHPARFDEDLVPVRASIGIATAPAGYDSKVLLRQADTAMYHSKRAGSHRYARYEPSMIDHRADDAALAEDLQHALDRDELHVLYQPQVDLISGRPIAAEALIRWQHPTRGPISPVRFIPVAERSGAINDIGLWVLEQALIQLAAVPGGEHLHMSVNLSPRQLREPAIVHDILAVLDRVGADPRRLVLEVTESALVDDTGGIAALRVLREHGIRIAIDDFGTGYSSLQYLTRLPVDILKIDRSFVAELDDTPEGSAVAGAIVRLSQVLHLATVAEGVETEPQAAELRALGCDIGQGYLYAKPLSPTDFAAFVSGTTIPDSPRPR, encoded by the coding sequence GTGACCTCGTGGATCCTGGCCGGGTGGCGTCGGTCGCCGGTCGCCCTCGCCCTGATCGCGACGGTGCCGGCCGGGCTGCTGCTCGCCGGATTCGACAACCGGATCGTCGCGCCGATCATCCTGGTGCTGAACCTGATCGGCGCCCGGTACAGCTGGCGCGCCGCCCGGACCAGCCCCAGCGGCCTCGGCCCGTGGCGCCTGATCGCCGCCGGCCGGGCCGCGTCCGCGCTCTGCACCGCGGGCCTGATGCTGTCCTGGCAGTCGGTCGCGGGGATCACCCGGCTGCTGATGTTCGGGCTGCTCGCGGCCGGCGTGTTCGCCTCGATCTCGCGGCGGTTCACCGGCCGCGCGAAGACCGCCCTGGTGGCCGAGCTGGTCGCGGTGCTGGCCGCCGGGTTCATGTCGATCTGGTACTTCGCGATCGAGCCGGTGCTGGCCCACCGGACCGGCACGGACCCCAGCGTCGCCACGATCGGCTGGCCGCTGGGCGACGTGCTGCTGCTGACCGCGGTCGCCGCGATCATCCTGGGTGGCGCGGTCAGCCGGTTCGCGGCGCCGGTCACGCTCTTCGCCGGGAGCCTGGCGCTCTACCTGGTCGTCGACCTGACCTGGCTGTTCACCCAGGACCCACGGCTGCTGTCCGGGCTGGCCGTGGCCGACCTGCTGATGACGCTCGCCCCGGTGCTCACCGTCGCCCGGGCCGGGCTGCCGTTCACCGCCCGGACCAGCGGCCCGCCCGCCTGGGCCACCCATCTGCCGCTGGCCGCGATGCTGACCGGCTGCCTGCTGATGGCGACGGTGACGATCCGGGAGGGGCAGCTGCTGCCCTGGGGCGGCCTGGTCTGCGGGCTGACCGTGATGACCGGCGGCGCCGCCTGGCGCCAGCTGATCTCCGTCCGGCAGAGCCACGACCAGCTCACCACCGACACGCTGACCGGCCTGTGCAACCGGGCCGGCCTCGATCAGGCCCTGGACCGGACCGCCAAGCGCGGCGACCCGGCCGCGCTGCTGCTCATCGACCTGGACGGCTTCAAGCTGGTCAACGACGCCTACGGGCACGCCGCCGGCGACGCGTTCCTGACCCACGTCGGCCGGCAGTTGCGGGCCGCGGTCCGCGGCGTCGACGTGTGCGCCCGGATCGGCGGGGACGAGTTCGCCGTCCTGCTCGCCGACACCGGCCACGTCAACGACGCGATCGCCGCGGCGCAGCGCATCCTGGCCGTCGCCGCCGGGCATCCGGCCCGCTTCGACGAGGACCTGGTGCCGGTGCGGGCCAGCATCGGCATCGCCACCGCGCCGGCCGGCTACGACAGCAAGGTGCTGCTGCGGCAGGCCGACACCGCGATGTACCACAGCAAACGGGCCGGCAGTCACCGCTACGCCCGCTACGAGCCGTCGATGATCGACCACCGCGCCGACGACGCCGCCCTCGCCGAGGACCTGCAGCACGCCCTGGACCGCGACGAGCTGCACGTGCTCTACCAGCCGCAGGTCGACCTGATCAGCGGGCGGCCGATCGCCGCCGAGGCGCTGATCCGCTGGCAGCACCCGACCCGCGGCCCGATCTCCCCGGTCCGGTTCATCCCGGTCGCCGAGCGCTCCGGGGCGATCAACGACATCGGCCTGTGGGTCCTCGAACAGGCCCTGATCCAGCTCGCGGCGGTCCCCGGCGGCGAGCACCTGCACATGAGCGTCAACCTCTCGCCCCGCCAGCTGCGCGAGCCGGCGATCGTGCACGACATCCTGGCCGTCCTCGACCGGGTCGGCGCCGACCCGCGCCGCCTGGTCCTCGAGGTCACCGAGTCGGCCCTGGTCGACGACACCGGCGGGATCGCCGCCCTGCGGGTGCTGCGCGAACACGGCATCCGCATCGCCATCGACGACTTCGGCACCGGGTACTCGTCCCTGCAGTACCTCACCCGCCTGCCGGTCGACATCCTCAAGATCGACCGCAGCTTCGTCGCCGAGCTCGACGACACCCCGGAGGGCTCCGCGGTCGCCGGCGCGATCGTCCGCCTCTCCCAGGTCCTGCACCTGGCCACCGTCGCCGAGGGCGTCGAGACCGAACCACAGGCGGCCGAGCTGCGCGCACTCGGCTGCGACATCGGCCAGGGCTACCTCTACGCCAAACCCCTCTCCCCCACCGACTTCGCCGCCTTCGTCAGCGGCACCACGATTCCCGACTCACCCCGGCCACGCTGA